The stretch of DNA TATAAAATCAATATTATCTCTCATTTAAAAGCTCCTCTGCATGTTTTAAAACAGCTTCAGTTACATTTTCCCCAGCTAACATACGAGCTATCTCAACAACTCTACCTTTAGCATCTAATTTTTTTACAGTAGTAGAAGTTTTATTATTAACCGTCTCTTTCTTTATATAGAACTGTTCGTGTGCTCTAGCAGCTATTGCTGGAGAGTGAGTAATAGAAACCACTTGTGCATGATCACCTATCTCTCTAAGTTTATCAGCTATCTTTCTTACTGTTTCTCCTCCAACTCCTGTATCAATCTCATCAAAAATTAAAATAGGAATATTGTCAACTCTTGAGAAAATAACTTTAAGAGCTAACATTATTCTACTTACCTCTCCACCAGAGGCTATCTTCCAAAGAGGCTTCATTCCCTGTCCTATATTTGTAGAAATTAGAAATTCTATTGAATCAGAACCATTATTTCCCATATGCTCATTTTTATCAACTACAATATGGAATCTTGCATCTCCCATTTTTAAGAATTGCAACTCTTGCTCTAAAAGTTTTTCTATCTCTAAAGCTTTCTTTAACCTTAATTCTCTAAGTTCTAAAGCTAACTCCCAATACTTTTCCTCTGCCTCTTTCTTCTCTTTTAGCAATTTCTTTACTTCAAAACTATTTTCTTCTAATAGATTGATTTTTTCAGCTATATTATCTCTAAACTCTATAATCTCCTCTATTGTAGCACCATACTTACTCTTCATCTTATTTATTAGATCAAGTCTTTCAATTACTTTTTGAAGTCTATTTTCATCTATATCAATATCTCTATCAGCAGTATCTAACATATCTATACAATCTTCAAGCTCATAATAAACTTTCTCCAATTTTTCCAATATCTCTTCAAACTCCTCACCATATTTACATAGTGACTCTATATTTCTTCTTGAGTTATTGATAAAATGTAGGGCATTTACCTCGCCATCACGAAGTTGAATATTTGAATCTAAAATCTTGTCCTTTATCTTTCCAGCATTAAAAAGTTTTTTATACTCCTCTTCTAGCCTATTATCCTCATCAATTTCTGGAGCAACTCTATTTATCTCGTTCAGTTGAAACTCATAGAACTCTCTTTTCTCAATAGCTTCCTGTCTATTTTTCTCTATTTCATCTATTTTATTAGATACTTCTTTGTATTTTAAATATACTCTATTTATATTACCTCTTAGTTCTTTTCCCTCTTCTCCTAGAAATTTATCTAAAAGTCTAACATGGTTATTTTTATTCAGTAGCATTTGATGAGAGTGTTGTCCAACTATATCTACAAGAGTTCCCATAATCTCCTTTAGATTTGTAAGAGATACTCTAACTCCATTTACATATACTTTTCCTCTACTATTTCTATCAAAATATCTTCTAACTATTACTTCATTATCCTCTACATCAATACCAAAACGGGCTGAGAGTTCCTCAGCCTGTTCTTCATTAATTTCAAAAACCCCTTGGGCTAAAAGATGATCCTCTCCATCTCTTATCATATCCACAGAGGCTTTTTCCCCTATTAAAAGGTTTATTCCACTTAAAATAATTGATTTTCCAGCACCTGTTTCACCAGTTAATACTATTAACCCATCTCCAAATTCTAAATCAAGTTCATCTATTATAGCTAGATTTTCTATTTTAAGCTCTCTTAACATAGATTATCTCCCCATTTTAATTTTTCTCTAAGAACACTATAATAGCTTCTGTTCTTAGGTATTACAAGATTTAATCTCATTTTTGAGTATTCTATCTCAATAGTTGTGTTGCTATCTATCTCCTCACTTACCTGTCCATCAACTATAACTTGCCCAGTACGTTCTCTATCTGCCATCTGAAGTTCTAACTTTTCATCTCCACCTATAATTATAGGTCTTGTATTAAGATTGTGTGGAGCTATAGGAGTTATCACCATAGCTTTCATACTAGATTTAAGGATTGGTCCACCTGCTGACATTGAATAAGCTGTTGACCCTGTTGGAGTTGCAACTATTACCCCATCACCTTTATATGTACACATATACTCATTATTTGCTGTAAAAGCTATTCTTAAAACTCTTGAAGTGATCCCATCTTTTGAAACTACAATTTCATTTAATGCATAATAAGTTTTCTCTTTTATCTTTGCCTCTAAAATATATCTAGTCTCATATTTAAAATCATTATTGAGAAAATTATCATACTCTTCAAATATATTCTCTCTCTTTATCTCTGTTAAAAAACCTAAACTTCCTGCATTTATAGCTATTACATAGAAATTTTCTTTAAAGATAAATTGTTTAAAAGATCTCAACAATGTTCCGTCACCACCGATAACCACTGCAAAATCTGCCTCTTTACCTCTATTATTATCTAAAATTTCTATATTCCTTTTTTGAAAATATTCTACACTCTCTCTATACAACTCTTGAGCTATCTCTTTTTCAGTATTATATATAATGCAAACTTTTTTCACTTTCATCCTCCTAGCTAAAACATAGGAACAGGGTTGATAGGTTTTAAATTAAATCTCACTTCATAGTATAAGTTAGGTTTTCCATCTGTTGATAATCCTAATACTCCAATCTCTCCACCTTTTTCAACTC from uncultured Fusobacterium sp. encodes:
- the recN gene encoding DNA repair protein RecN, whose protein sequence is MLRELKIENLAIIDELDLEFGDGLIVLTGETGAGKSIILSGINLLIGEKASVDMIRDGEDHLLAQGVFEINEEQAEELSARFGIDVEDNEVIVRRYFDRNSRGKVYVNGVRVSLTNLKEIMGTLVDIVGQHSHQMLLNKNNHVRLLDKFLGEEGKELRGNINRVYLKYKEVSNKIDEIEKNRQEAIEKREFYEFQLNEINRVAPEIDEDNRLEEEYKKLFNAGKIKDKILDSNIQLRDGEVNALHFINNSRRNIESLCKYGEEFEEILEKLEKVYYELEDCIDMLDTADRDIDIDENRLQKVIERLDLINKMKSKYGATIEEIIEFRDNIAEKINLLEENSFEVKKLLKEKKEAEEKYWELALELRELRLKKALEIEKLLEQELQFLKMGDARFHIVVDKNEHMGNNGSDSIEFLISTNIGQGMKPLWKIASGGEVSRIMLALKVIFSRVDNIPILIFDEIDTGVGGETVRKIADKLREIGDHAQVVSITHSPAIAARAHEQFYIKKETVNNKTSTTVKKLDAKGRVVEIARMLAGENVTEAVLKHAEELLNER
- a CDS encoding NAD(+)/NADH kinase; the protein is MKVKKVCIIYNTEKEIAQELYRESVEYFQKRNIEILDNNRGKEADFAVVIGGDGTLLRSFKQFIFKENFYVIAINAGSLGFLTEIKRENIFEEYDNFLNNDFKYETRYILEAKIKEKTYYALNEIVVSKDGITSRVLRIAFTANNEYMCTYKGDGVIVATPTGSTAYSMSAGGPILKSSMKAMVITPIAPHNLNTRPIIIGGDEKLELQMADRERTGQVIVDGQVSEEIDSNTTIEIEYSKMRLNLVIPKNRSYYSVLREKLKWGDNLC